One Gemmatimonadaceae bacterium DNA segment encodes these proteins:
- the rbfA gene encoding 30S ribosome-binding factor RbfA: MPVDRRRPDRVAEAIREQVARFLAEGVKDPRITGIVTVTAVEVTRDLRHAKVFVSIMGDDTQRASTVEGLTSLAGHLRSKLGRSLRIHAAPEIEFRLDHSVAHAARIESLLAQIREGNVDTRDADDLD, from the coding sequence ATGCCCGTTGACCGCCGACGCCCGGACCGCGTCGCGGAGGCCATCCGCGAGCAGGTCGCCCGCTTTCTCGCTGAGGGCGTCAAGGATCCGCGCATCACCGGGATCGTCACCGTGACGGCGGTCGAAGTCACGCGCGACCTCCGGCACGCCAAGGTCTTCGTCAGCATCATGGGCGACGACACCCAGCGCGCATCGACCGTCGAGGGACTGACCTCGCTCGCCGGACACCTGCGCAGCAAACTCGGGCGCTCGCTGCGTATCCACGCCGCTCCGGAGATCGAGTTCCGCCTCGACCATTCCGTCGCCCACGCCGCGCGCATTGAATCGCTGCTGGCGCAGATCCGCGAGGGCAACGTGGACACGCGTGATGCCGACGATCTCGACTGA